From one Gossypium hirsutum isolate 1008001.06 chromosome D08, Gossypium_hirsutum_v2.1, whole genome shotgun sequence genomic stretch:
- the LOC107918428 gene encoding uncharacterized protein, protein MSVPRKPSPLLLNLAFMAMFITVGNAQQLLHPFPLAPMPSLAPFQPSEAQKCWSALTSIQGCMLEISASFFYGEIGVIGPDCCQAITHISDDCWLKMFPFNAFSPPFLRTSCSSPAPSAGPILNGINKVSSPLQSGSEVDKCWSSLSNVNGCVTEIINSFFGGQMFTIISPACCNAIMKLNDDCWPILFPFYPYFPPYLKNYCGETATATAPK, encoded by the coding sequence ATGTCGGTACCAAGAAAGCCATCGCCTCTTCTTTTAAATTTAGCATTCATGGCTATGTTTATCACTGTAGGAAATGCGCAACAGCTACTGCATCCATTTCCATTGGCACCAATGCCAAGCCTGGCACCTTTTCAGCCTAGTGAAGCTCAAAAATGTTGGTCAGCCCTTACCAGCATACAAGGTTGTATGTTGGAGATATCTGCTTCATTTTTCTATGGAGAAATAGGTGTTATTGGCCCCGATTGTTGTCAGGCCATCACTCATATTAGTGATGATTGTTGGCTTAAAATGTTCCCTTTCAACGCCTTTTCCCCCCCATTTCTCAGGACTTCTTGTTCATCTCCAGCACCATCAGCAGGACCAATATTGAATGGCATCAACAAGGTGTCATCGCCATTGCAATCTGGAAGTGAAGTTGATAAATGCTGGTCTTCACTTTCTAACGTTAATGGGTGTGTTACGGagattattaattcatttttcgGTGGTCAAATGTTTACTATTATTAGTCCTGCTTGTTGCAATGCCATAATGAAACTCAACGACGACTGCTGGCCTATATTGTTCCCTTTTTACCCATACTTCCCTCCATATTTGAAGAACTACTGTGGTGAGACGGCAACGGCAACAGCACCTAAATGA